A window of the Camelus ferus isolate YT-003-E chromosome 22, BCGSAC_Cfer_1.0, whole genome shotgun sequence genome harbors these coding sequences:
- the LOC102514370 gene encoding LOW QUALITY PROTEIN: zinc finger protein 709-like (The sequence of the model RefSeq protein was modified relative to this genomic sequence to represent the inferred CDS: substituted 1 base at 1 genomic stop codon) has translation MASSSEKATVGSSSLKAPTALPQHGQKPYXCKECGRTFSCYSSFRAHVRAHTEEKPYVCKECGKAFIYFSKLRVHVRTHPGEKPYECEKCGKTFRSPSNLWTHRETHLVEKPYACKECEKAFSSPSSLRKHVKVHGAERACECKECGKAFLHSFYLLIHARMHTGEKAYSWPSDLRIHLRTHSGEKPYECRQCGEAFSSPSSFKGHLRTHTGEKPYACNACGKAFSSPSHFRTHMRVHTGEKPCVCQQCGKASSWSSSSQGHLRTHSRERPCAREERGKAFSRLSSLQGHEGIHAGEKQNGSGVGEPSVALYP, from the coding sequence ATggcttcttcatctgaaaaagCCACTGTGGGTTCTTCCTCACTAAAGGCTCCCACAGCATTGCCTCAGCATGGACAAAAGCCCTATtgatgtaaggaatgtgggagaACTTTTAGTTGTTACTCATCCTTCAGGGCACACGTAAGAGCTCACACTGAAGAAAAACCCTATGTGTGtaaagaatgtggaaaagcctttatATATTTCTCCAAACTCAGAGTCCACGTAAGAACTCACCCTGGAGAGAAGCCTTATGAGTGTGAGAAGTGCGGGAAAACCTTCAGATCGCCCTCAAACCTCTGGACGCACAGAGAAACTCATTTGGTCGAGAAACCCTATGCTTGTAAAGAATGTGAGAaagccttctcttctccctcttctcttagAAAACACGTGAAGGTTCACGGTGCAGAGAGAGCCTGTGAATGTAAGGAGTGTGGAAAAGCCTTCCTCCATTCTTTTTACCTGCTCATCCACGCAAGGATGCACACTGGAGAGAAAGCCTACAGCTGGCCCTCAGACCTCAGGATCCACCTGAGGACACACTCGGGAGAAAAGCCTTACGAATGTAGACAGTGTGGAGAAGCTTTCAGTTCTCCTTCGTCCTTTAAGGGGCATCTGCGAACTCACACTGGCGAGAAGCCGTACGCATGTAACgcatgtgggaaggccttcagcaGCCCTTCACACTTCAGAACACACATGCGagtccacactggagagaagccctgcGTGTGTCAGCAGTGTGGGAAGGCGTCCAGCTGGTCATCGTCTTCTCAGGGACATTTGAGGACTCACAGCAGAGAGAGACCTTGTGCGCGCGAGGAACGTGGTAAAGCCTTCAGTAGGCTTTCGTCCTTGCAGGGACATGAGGGAATTCACGCTGGGGAGAAACAGAATGGCAGCGGCGTGGGAGAGCCCTCTGTAGCCCTGTACCCGTAA